In a single window of the Nocardioides sp. L-11A genome:
- a CDS encoding LysR family transcriptional regulator — MDLLRHLHYFVTVAEERHFGRAAARLHMAQPPLSQQIRRLEAELGVTLFERTTRRVDLTAAGTAYLARARAILAEVDGAAEEARRVAAGVVGRIAIGCVGSATYSLLPDLSRRLAEELPGVDFAFHGEMLVAEQVEALREGRIDLALLRPPVGDGSLTVTPLREERLVVAVPLRHRLATRRWLRVGDLAGSDLIVHSAGRRSAMYDVVRALFAEAGLAPHIRHEVGETSTLVTLVSGGLGVAIVPEPVRALALSGVVFVPLARPAPSVELAVAHRTDRTEAHLLRTLGVLRALISG; from the coding sequence ATGGATCTGCTGCGCCATCTCCACTACTTCGTGACCGTCGCCGAGGAGCGCCACTTCGGCCGAGCGGCCGCGCGGCTGCACATGGCCCAGCCCCCGCTCTCGCAGCAGATCCGCCGGCTCGAGGCCGAGCTCGGCGTCACGCTCTTCGAGCGGACCACCCGGCGGGTCGACCTCACCGCGGCCGGCACCGCGTACTTGGCCAGGGCGCGAGCGATCCTCGCCGAGGTCGACGGTGCCGCCGAGGAGGCGCGGCGGGTCGCCGCCGGCGTGGTCGGCCGGATCGCGATCGGGTGCGTCGGCTCGGCCACCTACAGCCTGCTGCCGGACCTCTCCCGGCGCCTGGCCGAGGAGCTGCCGGGCGTGGACTTCGCGTTCCACGGCGAGATGCTCGTGGCCGAGCAGGTGGAGGCACTGCGCGAGGGACGGATCGACCTCGCACTGCTGCGACCGCCGGTCGGCGACGGCTCCCTGACGGTGACCCCCCTGCGCGAGGAGAGACTCGTCGTCGCCGTACCGCTGCGGCACCGGCTGGCCACCCGGCGCTGGCTACGGGTCGGCGATCTCGCCGGGTCCGACCTGATCGTGCACTCGGCGGGCCGCCGCTCCGCGATGTACGACGTCGTCCGCGCACTCTTCGCCGAGGCGGGCCTGGCGCCGCACATCCGCCACGAGGTGGGCGAGACCTCCACCCTCGTGACCCTGGTGTCCGGCGGCCTGGGCGTGGCCATCGTGCCCGAGCCGGTTCGGGCGCTCGCCCTCAGCGGCGTCGTCTTCGTGCCACTCGCCCGGCCCGCGCCGTCCGTCGAGCTGGCCGTGGCCCACCGCACCGACCGGACCGAGGCCCACCTGCTGCGCACGCTCGGCGTCCTGCGCGCGCTGATCAGCGGGTAG
- a CDS encoding MarR family transcriptional regulator: protein MPPASDSRPQLENPLALDQQVCFALAIASRSVIALYRPLLEPLGLTHPQYLVMLALWEDEPLRVSELSRLLELDPGTLSPLLKRLEAAGYLRRERDPRDERALAVVLTEKGRALRVDAEAIPPAIVERLGMPIEELLELHRRLTEVIAATR, encoded by the coding sequence ATGCCGCCCGCCTCTGATTCCCGTCCGCAGCTGGAGAATCCGCTGGCGCTCGACCAGCAGGTCTGCTTCGCGCTGGCGATCGCCTCGCGCAGCGTGATCGCGCTCTACCGGCCACTGCTGGAGCCGCTGGGCCTGACCCACCCGCAGTACCTCGTGATGCTGGCGCTGTGGGAGGACGAACCGCTGCGTGTCTCCGAGCTGTCGCGGCTGCTCGAGCTCGATCCCGGCACCCTCTCGCCGCTGCTGAAACGGCTGGAGGCGGCCGGCTACCTGCGCCGCGAGCGCGACCCGCGCGACGAGCGGGCGCTGGCGGTCGTGCTGACCGAGAAGGGCCGGGCGCTGCGCGTCGACGCTGAGGCGATCCCGCCGGCGATCGTCGAGCGGCTCGGGATGCCGATCGAGGAGCTGCTCGAGCTGCACCGCCGGCTCACCGAGGTGATCGCGGCTACCCGCTGA
- a CDS encoding LysR substrate-binding domain-containing protein: MDLKQLRYFDAVAETCHFGQAAERLHLAQPALSQAVRRLEAELGVLLLARTTRQVALTPAGAFFHREVRRILGDLDACVVGTRSIADGSRGLLRVGFTGTSAFTQLARLSRMIRTALPEVALEVQADLLTPGQVERLLDGRLDLGVLRGPVAEPGIETRSLLQEPLVLALPADHRLVPEPALDVVDVSADEFVAYADSRSAVNEAMVSSCLRAGFSPNITHRAPGTAALLALVAAHLGVALVPESVRSMQLRGVVFRDVADPTTIDLSLAWRADEPSALVTGALDVLDRHGFFAAGTPALPTTSTPS, from the coding sequence ATGGATCTCAAGCAGCTGCGCTACTTCGACGCGGTGGCCGAGACCTGCCACTTCGGCCAGGCAGCCGAGCGCCTCCACCTGGCCCAGCCGGCCCTCTCCCAGGCGGTGCGCCGCCTCGAGGCCGAGCTCGGCGTCCTGCTGCTCGCCCGGACCACCCGTCAGGTCGCGCTGACGCCGGCCGGCGCCTTCTTCCACCGCGAGGTGCGTCGGATCCTGGGCGACCTCGACGCCTGCGTGGTCGGCACCCGCAGCATCGCCGACGGCAGCCGGGGCCTGCTCCGGGTGGGCTTCACCGGGACCAGCGCATTCACCCAGCTGGCCCGGCTCTCCCGGATGATCCGCACGGCGCTGCCGGAAGTGGCGCTGGAGGTCCAGGCCGACCTGCTCACCCCCGGCCAGGTGGAGCGCCTGCTCGACGGCCGGCTCGACCTGGGGGTGCTCCGCGGCCCGGTCGCCGAGCCCGGCATCGAGACCCGCAGCCTGCTCCAGGAGCCGCTCGTGCTCGCGCTGCCCGCCGACCACCGGCTCGTCCCCGAGCCCGCCCTCGACGTCGTCGACGTCTCCGCCGACGAGTTCGTCGCCTACGCCGACTCCCGCTCCGCGGTCAACGAGGCGATGGTGTCCAGCTGTCTGCGGGCGGGCTTCTCCCCCAACATCACCCACCGCGCACCGGGCACCGCCGCGCTGCTCGCACTCGTCGCCGCCCACCTCGGCGTCGCCCTCGTGCCCGAGTCGGTGCGCAGCATGCAGCTCAGGGGCGTGGTGTTCCGCGACGTCGCCGACCCCACGACCATCGACCTCTCCCTGGCCTGGCGCGCCGACGAGCCGTCGGCCCTGGTGACCGGCGCGCTCGACGTCCTCGATCGCCACGGCTTCTTCGCCGCCGGCACACCGGCCCTCCCCACGACGAGCACCCCGAGCTGA